AATGTTCCATGGAGAGAAATTCTCTAATAATTTATTGACCTTCAGTTTCACATtgtgaaaaaaaacacaagttttACAAAACCTTAAGATGTAGTAGCAAACAAAAAGACACAACATagacaattttatttcttcacttgCACAGTTTTCTTTTAGCACATGAACCACGTCTTCAATAGCCAGGAAAGGGAACATTATTCTGCTCTAATCACTCTTATTCAGACAGGTGTCAGACCTAGAGAAAAGGGGCTGCACAATTATACCAGAAGAGGAAGGCTGTCCTTTGTTATATGTTTCTACAGCAACCAGCCTGCAAAATACAAGGAACCTTCCCGTCTTATGCCAGGGTTTTTGTGTGCACTCCGCTGTGAACTGCATTTGCTTCAAAGTGTGGGGTGTTCTGCAGGACTGGAATGGTCAAGTAGCTAACCAGGATTCCCACATCAATTCAAAGAGCAAGAGCCTAGCGTAttccctgcagagccagaggcCCACCCTGACTTCAGCTTCCTTCAGCCTACACACAGGAATTAATCAAGGATTGAAAGCAGACCACAACTTtggaaacagctgcagaaaattcATCCCACTTCCAGAAGTTGCATGGTGCtacaaaacagatttcataAGCTAAGTAGTTAGATGCAGTGCAGCTTCACGTCTGGACTCTAACCAGCCTGACGGAGAAAACAGGTCTCAAACCTATATGCCCTTATTCAAACAAGGGGGCCCCTTGAGGACCCGGTTCTTCTCTTCCTTGTACCTCATGCAATCACTAGCGCCCGGGGAGAGGACATGCAAAGCACAGGAAGTCTGATTTTACGGCTTCCTTCACACTCCTGGGAGTGATCCATATGATGAGAGGGAACAGCAGTTCACGGCTGTTTGCTTCAACAGGGCAACCTGTGCAAGTACAGGGATACAGAAAGGAGACCTACCCTATCTAAGATGTTTTCCTATAGCTTAAAAGCCATCTAAGACATAAAAAACaatgctggggagagggaaggctgTGGgtttaaacacttttttaatcTATCATTTCAAGAAAGCAGTTTAACCAGAGGAGCTACAACTGTTCACATCTAGCTGGGCCTCACCCTTTAAAAAACTGCTAATGCCTTTGCTAATTAATCAATGTTCTCTCAGTATTCACAGAACTCCAAACACtctatttctgaaatgtaagGGTCTACTCCAAACAGCAAGTCAAATGTAAGGCAGCACAGAGAAACTTCCAGTGACCAGTGTAACACTTTCAGATGACAAAGCTTTCACAAACACAGCTACATCACTGTCACACAGAGGCAAGCATCACCAATGtgactatttttgttttgcatgcatgcatgctGCTGTTTACTTATACCGCAGCACACACTAACCATGTTACTGAATGTGCCAGTTAAGTTGGGCTCCAggaaaatttaggaaaaaaacacaatacAATACATGCTTCATGACAGGATCTGGCAAAGAAAGCACCTGTGAAACATAAGCTTCtgaaatccagaagaaaaagagtagCTTCATCTCCGTCTCAAGACCAGACTGAtaagaaacaaatttatttaaaaatcaaagtttggTTTCTCAGCATTGTATCTGAGGCTTCTGAGCAACCAAGTGTTTAAAGACACATCTGgctaaggaaaataaaaggcagcagAGTTTGAGGGCTATTTTTAAGATTAAGAGGtttgaaattcattttctatCCCCATAAGAATTTTGCTAGAGCACTTGAGTCTTTGACACCTGGCCACTCAGATGATCATCTGAAATCCAGATGGATGAGGCAATCCAGTCAGTGCaaaattgctgttttttttttttttttaaaagacttcatCACTAACCTGTCTTGAGGTTTTTCGTTTTTATTCTTGAATCACCATACTCCACTCATTCAGGTCAATGTGGCTATATTGTAGGTACTCCTCCTCCAacccaataaataaataaataactttggACAATGACTTCATCTGGGCTTGGTATCCAGAAGCTCTTCCACAGTATTTGTGTTGCAATCAGGAAGCTGCACAAAGAGAGAGCTGCAAGAGATTTTGGCTATTTCCAGATTAGAAATCGAAAGGCATGACCAACAAATGAAATGTAGCAAGGACACCATCTACAAGACACACCACATGCAACCTGGGGAGCTGGTGGCCTGAGAAAGTGACCTCCATGGCTTCTTCCTTTAGTACGTGTGTAATTTAAGATCCTGCCTTGTAATTCTTCCATTTCCAACTGGGAAGccacccctccctcccacctccaaCTGTTACccaacagttttctttctttgtgcagCAGAGCAAGTCAGCGATCACAAAATGTGCAAAACATACAACAATTCACACAAGCCCTTGCAACATGAAGACAATTGCAGGCATTGTTTCAGCATGCAAGCACTGAACAATAAATAACTGTATCTACAACAAGTAACATAACAGGAATGGGACAGTTTGAATTACTTATAAAtacagggaggaaagggaacaaGGAGCATTTGGGAGATGTCATTGTCGTTCCCCACTGTTGCAAAAACGTTTCACTACTGGGCTGTTCCTTATCAAGCAGAAAGTCACTCGCTGCACATAGGACAATGCAACGCGGGATCTAAGAGATGCTGTAGGCACTGCCCACAGACAAGCACGCTCCGGTTAGCAGAGTTCCAGCAATACCACTGTATCTTCATTCACAGCGGCATCTCACTGTTTCAGACCTGGCCTGCTTCCCCTGCAGCTGGCGCTGGCACTTCAAACCACCACAAAGAGAGGTGACAACCATTTCAAATTTCACATACAAACAGCAGAGTCCATGGAAATCGAGTGCTGTGTGCTGCACAGCTCAGAGAagttctgtctcttctttttctcctttgaaggaCTGATTAATATTGGCATTAATCCACAATTACTAGCACAAGGACCACATCATAGGTTCATCCATTCATATTTAAACCACGTGCTGAAGCACTGACGAtaggttttttcctcccattcctTCATGTCTAGGTTAGATAATTTACAAGGTGCAGATGATTTTCTTCAAATGCAAGAGATGCTGAAcgatttttcttcattaaaaccaTTTCTCCGTATCTGAGGTTCCAATTCTCTTCTCCAAATAAAGGACTAAACTAAAAGCAtaggaagagggggaggaaaaaaaaaaaaaagaagagagaaaagacttAAAGAGTTTTGCTGAGACAATGTACCATAAGGTTTTTGTTAGATGTCAAAGAAAATCTAAAAGCTAGGCTTAGGATACAATCCAGCTGATGggcttccctgccctgcctccccccccccaccccaggttCCTGTGCAATAGCCAACTACTGATAAATAAGCCAGCCAAAACCATAATTATTTAGGGTGCGATTCTGCCTTTATTATTCTACTAGCCTTACTCTGCAAAGCATCCTACTGACCCCAGAAGGACTGTTTAATTTCTTGGCTATAAATTCAGTCATTTGAAACCTAAATCAAACTGGCCCAATACAGTTCAACGTGATGGGCTCTGCATCCTGCATACTTCTAACATTTCTATGTTCCCCCAAAATCTTAAAGGTTTGTGGATTTGTTTTAAGCAAACATAACCTTGTGCAACTTCTCTTCCACATGAATACTTAGTGCAAAGAGTTTTTTCCATCCCTGGGCCAAAGCAAACCTGGTTGGAGCAAAGCAGAAGGGGAGGTGAAGGTGTCTCACCCCAACGCCTCTGTTCACCATGAAGAATTCTGAATTGAATTATTCACAATATAGAAAGGGACATATAATCCCCTTACTTAAAACATATCTACTATTCATTAGAGCAGAAGTTTGCCTCATTTCTTTTTACGCAGCAATGCGCCATGCATCAATAATTCCATCCTAGAGTCCTTCATAAAAATTGATTATTTAATGAGAAATTCAGCCTTTGGATGCTGAGattgtgctttgcttttccactatgaaactgtattaaaatgctAGCTTCCAAACCATCATCAGCTCATCATAGTCATTTCTGACAGCACTGCTAGAATTTTAGGAGGCAAATCCTACATCATTACAATGCAAAGGAGCTCCAGTGAACTCATAGTTCACTTGAATATACCACATCTTTCTCAAGCTCTGATGTCTAAGAACAACAGGGAACACTCACAGGAAACACCATAGCCTACATAACAGCCCAGAGCATCAAGCCTCTTTGCAACTGTGGGCTTGAAACACACTATCTTCATTATGTCTAAAAAGAGGTCTCTGCACTTAGTGTTGATTAGTCTTTTCTAGACATTCTTCAATGTAGCGTGCCATTCTTGCCACTGAAACAGACTATTAACACTGAAGCCAAAACAATGTTCCCTGTCATGggatgaactttaaaaaaaaaattataaacaattCCAAaatggaggaggggaaaaaaaaaatccccaacctACTCAAAAGCCCCAAGTTTGAGGAATGAGACAAAGCAGATTGAAGTCTTCCTAAAAGCTGTCAGACTGGGGCCACACAGCGCCATGAAAACAGAGGGTAATCagaagtaatttcctttttgtccCTCCCACCCACTGACAAAGCAGCAggagtcagtggaaaaaaaaaaacgtacTTGCTGGATGAGCACATAGCATTGGAGAGATTTCAGTCTATGGCTGTGTTCAGCCAGTTATCTTGTGTGTTAGTTAAGCTAAAATAATGGCTTTTAACAAGATACTGCAGagcaaaggaaagctttttgCACCGTTATATTCTCAGgactctttttcaaaataaaacactccCTCTCATATACTGTAAACTTCAGAACAATTAAGTCAGTCTCAGAAGAATAAGtcaatatttttcttggcaCAGATCTGAGTCCAGGCATTCAATACTGCTGCTCTGATAACACTGAGAACTGCTGAAAGTCAGTAATAATAGAAATTAACTGAAGACATCAAGACATTGTTCCCAGCTAGGGAGGAAGCCATCACACAGAAATCAGGGCTTCCAtttgctggctgctgggggTGCAATTACTCCCAGCACCCAGGATCTGGTAAGTCTCAAGGGTTTGCCCTGCTTTCCCAAAAGTAAGTCTGGGAATAACAaagcaaggagaggagagaaggcagcGTCTTCAAGACAACCAACCACCTGAGACAAGAGCAGCTGACAGCACAACACAGCCCAATTTCACACTAGATTTCCATGTTGACCTGCTGCTTTGCACAGGCCCAATCTTGTATTCTTTACTCAAAGCTCCCAGTCAGCTGAAAGACAACTACAAGATGAATCCTCAGTGTACCACAGAGAAAGGAATTTCATGACTACCCTACACTCCTATCTACACTGCTTCAAAGACATTCGGGTTGGTGTTTACTGCAAGAGCCAGGCAAATGTCTCCAGCTGCAAAagacaccagaaaaaaaaatatcatctgTCCCAAACAGAAGAACCTAGGGAAGTCTTTATACACAAGCTGTTCTTCCTATGTTCTGGAGAATCTCCATCAGTCTGGACTTCTAGGTAACTTAGATGCAAATGCAGAGCTTGTTTAATTACTGCAACTGTATTTATTTGCCTTGTTCCTTCTAACCTGCCTGCCTTCATGGTTACATTATACACTGTTCAAATCCAAAAGGAAATTACTACTCACCGGGCATAGATTATTTAGGATTAACCATGCCACTGTATTTGTTCGGTTGGCTGGTGGTAACTGTGATTCAGTACTAAAGTCTCAAGGGGGGAGTGGGGGAAAAGAGCAACACAACACTAAGGGGAGTCTGCCATATTTGTCGCAAAATACACAGATTAATAGTTCTGTAAAATGTCAGTGACTTATTTTAAGTGATGTAACtccagaaaagataaaaataaggaaaaattagTAATAGCTGAAGTAACCGTTAGTAGTTAGcatgaaaaaacagatttgaaaaatactggCAATATAGGTAGGTACCCAGAttttttagtggtttttttcatgaaccttttctcccctcctcctaAAACCCAGAAATTCACAACAACCAAACAAGAAAGGCCAAATTCAGACTTGCTTGTGAGAAGATACAATGCTGAAGTTGCATCTGGTAAGAGCTTGGCCCATTATGTATAATTAAATTGTTTTGGAACAGTGTGCGCTATAGACTGGTAATTATTTCAGCCAGCAATATTAATTATATGTCTTCCTGACACTATATCTAGTCCAACATATATGaccatattttgaaaaatctgtattttaaagtatatcAATGGAACAAATGCAACCTTAGTCCATGAAGGTGCACTCATGCGTCTAGGTGAGATGGAAAATTAGGCCTGAAGTGCCTGTAAAACACCTTTCATAAGACAGCAAGTTTCCCCAAAGGCTGTCTGCATGGAGAAAGCATGCTGTCTGCCTGGAAATTCAAGTGAATTCACTATCAGGCTTCAGATCAGAATTTACAGTATCTTTTCTGGGCACTGTTACTGGATATACAGAGTGACCTAGCCTCTGTCGTCAGGAAAACAGCACCGAACCCTTGTTTAGCATGCGTTCGGTATTTGAACGCAGAGCAGGATTCAATTTCCAAAAGATTATCTGCATTTTCCCACaagctgaaaatgttatttttgctcAGTCCTTTACATCTAAATCATGCAGGAGAAGGCCCTGTTAACAGAAGTGGGTGCAAGATACGTGGCAAACTACTTCCAGCACCTGGCTTTGTCATAGACGTGGTGCCGGGCTTACAACAGCCTGTGAATGTACGTGTCTCAGTTGTTCCAGCTGTAAAATTGGATTGAATATACTCACCctcctcagagctgctgctgaaaagctttGTGAAAAGCATTATTACAGTGGAATTCAAAGGTGCTATTTCTTACCTGATAATTTGTAATTGCAACATACACACAATTATGAGGGGAGGTGCTTCCATGTGCTGACAAATGCCGTGGGAATTAATGAATAGGGCACAGTTGTTATGCTGTTCCATACATCTAACGTGGGATCGTAGCAGTCCAAAGTTTTGCACCTCTGAATGCCAAAGTAGCCTCCAACCACGTACAATTTGTTTCCCGATGCCACTGCATGGCAGCTCATTCGCTTAGCTGTCACATCTCCCACCTTAGTCCACTGGTATGCCTCACTGTTGAATTTATAAGCAGAGCATGCAGAGAATTCGGTATCTCCACCCATAATAAAAATCTGGTTACCCAgaacagctgcagctgtgtagcgccagggctgggggcaggtGGCTGGTACTGTCCATCTGTTTTCACACTGATCATAGCACTGAACTTTGGGCAGCTTGTCGTGGCTAACGCTGGTACCtccaaaagcaaacagcttAAGCTTTGCACTGACTACAGCTGCATTGCTTACTCCCTCTCGCAGTGGGGCAACCATGGTCCATTTGTTGGTCACGGGGTCGTACTGTTCTACTTGCTTTAAGGATACTGAAGGGGAAGCTGGAAGGCAACCAGTTGCTGCAGTGTGTCCTCCTACTACATACAAACAGTGCTTAAGTTCGGCAGAGCCATGCCCAAACCTAGCTACCAGCATGGGAGCAGCCTTTGACCACTCCTCGTGAAGGGTGTCATACACCCACACGTCTTTGGAGACTCCGTTTTCTGACCCTCGTCCCCCGGTGATATACACTTTGCAGCCTATGGCACAAGCGCTGAACTCTTTCCGCGGACTTGGTATGTCAGCCTTTGGAATGATCTCCTTTGCCTTTTGGTCCACCAGGTACAGCTTGTCACACATAAAAGTTTGgccccccaaaagaaaaagtgaatggCCAGTTTTACGGGGTCTGGCACACAAACTAGTGACCACTCCATCATTCTGTAAGATCTTTAACTTGCATCTTATCGATTCTTCTACaatctctttgcttttcctttgcttggtGATAAGTTCTTCCATGGCCACATTCTCCATAAGGTATATGGCTGGCAAGAGGGCCAGTCTCACCGTCTGCAATAGCTCAGGCAGATAGCAGTGACGCTTACTCAGGTCATAGTTGACCCAGCTGATAGCTGATTCATATACCAGCCTTTCGTCTTCAGTTTCTAATTCTTCACTGGAAAGGAGTTGCACTACCATGTCTTTTGGCAGCTGGAGGAAGTCTTCGCTTTTACTGATACTCTGGAAGTTGCTAAGGCACATCCTCCAAGAGAGCTCATACAGCTTGGTGCACTGGTGAGcatctgacagcagcagcatgccAAGACAGTTGGTGGGATGAAGGTTTTTCTCCAGAAATTCTGCACAAGCATCCCGAATGTCCTGAAACTCCAGCATGTCGCCAGCCTCCAGCAGCGACTCTGCGTTCTCCTCGTTGATGATAACCCTGGAGGAATATGCATAGTCCAGAAGAAGCTCCAAGACTTCGGGGTGAATCGAATTATGAAAGTTGACTTCACTGTCCTGGCTCTCTTTCAGTCCTCCGCTGAACATTGCTTCGAAATAGCGGCTACAAGCAGCTAGAACAGCTCTGTGGCAGGGGAATGACCTGTTCCCAGCATGGAGAAGTACATCTGTAAAGAGACGCTGCTGACGCAGAAGGTTCAGGTGAGTAAGGACACTATCAGCATAGGATGACTTGTGGAACAAGTATATGTTTATGGAGCCAGTACTGGCCCTAGATTTGCGATTTTCATGCATGCtgactgacattttctttcacacctataaaaaaagaaaaaaattaataagattAATAAGACagt
The nucleotide sequence above comes from Gymnogyps californianus isolate 813 chromosome Z, ASM1813914v2, whole genome shotgun sequence. Encoded proteins:
- the ENC1 gene encoding ectoderm-neural cortex protein 1; translation: MSVSMHENRKSRASTGSINIYLFHKSSYADSVLTHLNLLRQQRLFTDVLLHAGNRSFPCHRAVLAACSRYFEAMFSGGLKESQDSEVNFHNSIHPEVLELLLDYAYSSRVIINEENAESLLEAGDMLEFQDIRDACAEFLEKNLHPTNCLGMLLLSDAHQCTKLYELSWRMCLSNFQSISKSEDFLQLPKDMVVQLLSSEELETEDERLVYESAISWVNYDLSKRHCYLPELLQTVRLALLPAIYLMENVAMEELITKQRKSKEIVEESIRCKLKILQNDGVVTSLCARPRKTGHSLFLLGGQTFMCDKLYLVDQKAKEIIPKADIPSPRKEFSACAIGCKVYITGGRGSENGVSKDVWVYDTLHEEWSKAAPMLVARFGHGSAELKHCLYVVGGHTAATGCLPASPSVSLKQVEQYDPVTNKWTMVAPLREGVSNAAVVSAKLKLFAFGGTSVSHDKLPKVQCYDQCENRWTVPATCPQPWRYTAAAVLGNQIFIMGGDTEFSACSAYKFNSEAYQWTKVGDVTAKRMSCHAVASGNKLYVVGGYFGIQRCKTLDCYDPTLDVWNSITTVPYSLIPTAFVSTWKHLPS